Proteins from a single region of Campylobacter sp. RM16704:
- a CDS encoding sulfite exporter TauE/SafE family protein, with protein MDLTLLPYMIIGVFSGIASGVFGIGGGMIIVPFMLTLGLSSHHAVAISVVQMIFASIFGSYLNYKKKNLILKDGFIIGFGGFLGAMFSGVLLSYFSDITLTGIFLCVSIIFFLKFAFNQKSTISNINHSSALKNSILLICGVFTGIFAISLGIGGGLLITPILVYFLGYDTKKVVPLSLFFVIFASISGISSFVYNDIIDKEVLQNGSLVGLSSMLGVYLGIKIMEKLNLKSHRIALLGIYTLSISMTIISLIKKLNLF; from the coding sequence ATGGATTTGACATTACTTCCCTATATGATTATAGGGGTTTTTTCAGGTATAGCTTCGGGAGTTTTTGGTATAGGTGGTGGTATGATTATTGTTCCTTTTATGCTTACTCTAGGGCTTAGCTCTCATCATGCTGTTGCAATTTCAGTAGTACAAATGATCTTTGCTTCTATTTTTGGTTCATATTTAAACTACAAAAAGAAAAATTTAATCTTAAAAGATGGTTTTATCATAGGTTTTGGTGGCTTTTTAGGTGCAATGTTTAGCGGAGTTTTACTTTCGTATTTTTCAGATATAACCTTAACAGGCATTTTTTTATGTGTAAGCATTATTTTCTTCTTAAAATTTGCCTTTAATCAGAAAAGCACCATTAGCAATATTAATCATTCTAGTGCCTTAAAAAATTCTATTTTATTAATTTGTGGTGTATTTACAGGAATTTTTGCCATATCTTTAGGAATTGGCGGGGGACTTTTAATCACACCTATTTTGGTATATTTTTTAGGCTATGATACCAAAAAAGTAGTACCACTTAGCTTATTTTTTGTAATATTTGCTTCAATTTCAGGGATTAGTTCTTTTGTATATAATGACATTATTGATAAAGAAGTGTTACAAAATGGAAGCTTAGTAGGACTTAGCTCTATGCTAGGGGTTTATCTTGGCATCAAAATTATGGAAAAACTTAATCTTAAATCCCATCGTATAGCACTTTTAGGAATTTACACTCTTTCTATAAGTATGACTATTATTAGTTTAATTAAAAAGCTAAATTTATTTTAA
- the flhB gene encoding flagellar biosynthesis protein FlhB, whose protein sequence is MAADDQEKTEEPTSKKIEDARKEGNVPKSQDASAVAVLVVAVVAVLFMLPFIGERISGLYRYYQSFIGIELDLKILQKIIIKTMIEMFIMVLPITLTIMVAGVLGNLMQFGFIFTTKPITPNFNKINPINGLKNLFSLKKIIEAIKITFKVGIVFGIAFVFLLQFMKELPRVELYTIYPQLLWLRDKAIILAAVVIIAFLIIGLLDILLVRYQYFKNLRMSKQEIKDEYKQSEGDPLVKGRIRRLQMEAARRRMVQDVASADVVITNPTHYAVALRYDSSKESAPKVLAKGVDFLALRIKDMAYEYNVMIYENPPLARELYKSCEVNDLIPPELFKAVAEVLSFVYTSNRQKFADRLK, encoded by the coding sequence ATGGCTGCTGATGATCAAGAAAAAACAGAAGAACCCACGTCCAAAAAAATAGAAGATGCACGCAAAGAGGGAAATGTTCCAAAAAGTCAAGATGCATCTGCAGTAGCTGTGCTTGTTGTAGCTGTAGTTGCGGTTTTGTTTATGTTACCTTTTATAGGAGAGAGAATTAGTGGTTTGTATAGATATTATCAAAGCTTTATAGGTATTGAGCTTGACTTAAAAATTTTACAAAAAATTATTATTAAAACTATGATAGAAATGTTTATTATGGTTTTACCTATTACCTTAACAATTATGGTGGCAGGTGTACTTGGAAATTTAATGCAATTTGGGTTTATTTTTACTACCAAACCAATCACTCCAAATTTCAATAAAATTAATCCTATAAATGGACTGAAAAATCTTTTTTCTTTGAAAAAAATCATTGAAGCAATAAAAATTACATTTAAAGTAGGTATTGTCTTTGGTATTGCTTTTGTTTTTTTGTTGCAGTTTATGAAAGAGCTTCCTAGAGTAGAACTTTATACGATTTATCCACAACTTTTGTGGCTTAGAGATAAAGCTATAATCTTGGCTGCTGTTGTTATTATAGCTTTTTTGATTATAGGTCTTTTGGATATACTTTTAGTAAGATATCAGTATTTTAAAAATTTGCGTATGAGTAAGCAAGAAATTAAAGATGAATATAAACAAAGCGAAGGAGATCCTTTGGTAAAAGGACGAATTCGTCGTTTGCAAATGGAAGCAGCAAGGCGTAGAATGGTACAAGATGTTGCAAGTGCTGATGTAGTAATAACTAACCCTACTCATTATGCAGTTGCTTTGCGTTATGATAGTTCTAAAGAATCAGCACCTAAAGTATTAGCTAAGGGGGTAGATTTTTTAGCTTTGCGTATCAAAGATATGGCATATGAGTATAATGTTATGATTTATGAAAATCCTCCTTTAGCAAGAGAGCTTTACAAATCTTGCGAGGTAAATGATCTTATCCCACCAGAACTTTTTAAAGCAGTAGCGGAAGTTTTAAGTTTTGTTTATACTTCTAATCGACAAAAATTTGCTGATAGGTTAAAATAA
- a CDS encoding methyl-accepting chemotaxis protein, which produces MINVNTNDELGAMAKAINENITKTKNALEQDSKAVEQSVETAKEIESGNFTARITAVPANPQLIELKNVLNEMLNVLEAKVGSNMNEINRVFDSYKALDFTTEVKNAKGGVEVTTNTLGKEIIDMLKQSSEFASLLADESGKLQNAVKNLTDSSSSQASSLEETAAALEEITSSMQNVSHKTSEVIAQSEEIKNVTSIIGDIADQINLLALNAAIEAARAGEHGRGFAVVADEVRNLAERTQKSLGEIEANTNILVQSINEMGESIKEQTTGITQINDAVAQIDHVTQENLKIAKDSAAISENVNQIANDILEDARKKKF; this is translated from the coding sequence ATGATTAATGTAAATACCAATGATGAACTTGGTGCTATGGCTAAAGCCATCAATGAAAACATCACTAAAACTAAAAATGCATTAGAACAAGATTCTAAAGCAGTAGAACAATCAGTAGAAACTGCTAAAGAAATAGAAAGTGGTAATTTCACAGCAAGAATTACAGCAGTTCCAGCTAATCCTCAATTAATAGAATTAAAAAATGTTTTAAATGAAATGCTTAATGTATTAGAAGCAAAAGTTGGTTCTAATATGAATGAAATTAATAGAGTATTTGATAGCTATAAAGCGTTAGACTTTACCACTGAAGTTAAAAATGCTAAAGGTGGTGTTGAAGTAACAACTAATACCCTAGGTAAAGAAATCATTGATATGTTAAAACAATCATCTGAATTTGCTTCTTTATTAGCTGATGAGAGTGGTAAATTACAAAATGCTGTTAAGAACTTAACTGATTCTTCATCTAGCCAAGCTTCTTCTTTAGAAGAAACAGCTGCTGCTTTAGAAGAAATTACTTCTTCTATGCAAAATGTATCTCATAAAACTAGTGAAGTTATAGCTCAAAGTGAAGAGATTAAAAATGTTACTTCTATCATAGGAGATATTGCTGATCAAATCAATCTACTTGCATTAAATGCTGCTATTGAAGCTGCTCGTGCAGGTGAGCACGGACGTGGCTTTGCTGTTGTTGCTGATGAAGTAAGAAATCTAGCTGAAAGAACTCAAAAATCATTAGGTGAAATAGAAGCTAATACTAATATCTTAGTTCAATCTATTAATGAAATGGGTGAAAGTATTAAAGAACAAACTACAGGTATTACTCAAATAAATGATGCTGTAGCTCAAATTGATCATGTAACCCAAGAAAACTTAAAAATAGCAAAAGATAGTGCTGCAATATCTGAGAATGTAAATCAAATTGCTAATGATATCTTAGAAGATGCTAGGAAGAAGAAGTTTTAG
- a CDS encoding peroxiredoxin: MIVTKKATDFTAPAVLGNNEIVGDFNLYKNIGPKGAVVFFYPKDFTFVCPSEIIAFDKRYQDFKERGIEVIGVSCDNEFSHFAWKNMPVNQGGIGQVKFPLVADLTKQIARNFDVLFEEAVALRGSFLLDADGTIRHAVINDLPLGRNIDEMLRMVDTMLFTNEYGEVCPAGWNKGDEGMKADPKGVADYLSKNENKL; encoded by the coding sequence ATGATAGTAACTAAAAAAGCTACTGATTTTACAGCACCAGCTGTATTAGGAAATAATGAAATAGTTGGAGATTTTAACCTTTATAAAAATATAGGGCCAAAAGGTGCAGTAGTGTTTTTCTACCCAAAAGATTTCACTTTTGTTTGTCCATCTGAAATTATAGCTTTTGATAAAAGATATCAAGATTTTAAAGAAAGAGGTATAGAAGTAATAGGTGTATCTTGCGATAATGAATTTTCTCATTTTGCATGGAAAAATATGCCAGTTAATCAAGGTGGTATAGGTCAAGTTAAATTTCCTTTAGTGGCTGATTTAACAAAACAAATTGCTAGAAATTTTGATGTTTTGTTTGAAGAAGCGGTTGCTTTAAGAGGTTCTTTCTTATTGGATGCTGATGGAACAATTCGTCATGCTGTTATAAATGACTTACCACTTGGAAGAAATATTGATGAGATGCTTAGAATGGTGGATACTATGTTGTTTACAAATGAATATGGTGAAGTTTGTCCAGCAGGATGGAATAAAGGTGATGAAGGTATGAAAGCAGATCCTAAAGGTGTTGCTGATTATTTAAGTAAAAATGAAAATAAATTATAA
- a CDS encoding ferredoxin, 4Fe-4S, with amino-acid sequence MAVKITDICIACGSCIDECPVNAIVDDANNPEGEDRYYVYADKCVECVGHNDQPACASACPTDGCIVWSDIVSGQPSRDNIGSNLRDGSTPVFA; translated from the coding sequence ATGGCAGTTAAAATTACTGATATTTGTATAGCCTGTGGCTCTTGTATAGATGAATGTCCGGTAAATGCAATTGTAGATGATGCAAACAATCCAGAGGGTGAAGATAGATATTATGTATATGCTGATAAATGTGTAGAATGTGTTGGACATAATGATCAACCAGCTTGTGCTAGTGCTTGTCCGACTGATGGTTGTATTGTATGGAGTGATATTGTGAGCGGTCAACCAAGTCGTGATAATATTGGAAGCAATTTAAGAGATGGCTCAACTCCAGTATTTGCATAA
- the ndk gene encoding nucleoside-diphosphate kinase → MEKTLSIIKPDAVKKGVIGQILSRFENNGLRIAATKKIQLSQKEAQEFYAIHKDRPFFKDLVEFMISGPVVVSVLEGENAVLKNRELMGATNPKEAAPGTIRADFADSIDANAVHGSDSLENAKIEIEFFFSKTEIL, encoded by the coding sequence TTGGAAAAAACACTTTCTATTATTAAACCTGATGCAGTAAAAAAAGGTGTAATTGGTCAAATATTATCACGCTTTGAAAACAATGGCTTAAGAATAGCAGCAACAAAAAAAATTCAACTTTCTCAAAAAGAAGCTCAAGAATTTTATGCTATTCATAAGGACAGACCTTTTTTTAAAGATTTAGTTGAATTTATGATTAGTGGACCGGTTGTAGTTTCTGTTTTAGAGGGCGAAAATGCTGTATTAAAAAATAGAGAATTAATGGGTGCTACTAATCCAAAAGAAGCAGCGCCTGGTACTATTAGAGCAGATTTTGCAGATAGTATTGATGCAAATGCAGTTCATGGAAGTGATAGCTTAGAAAATGCAAAAATTGAAATAGAATTTTTCTTTTCAAAAACTGAAATTTTATAA
- the rpmF gene encoding 50S ribosomal protein L32, producing MAVPKRRVSKTRAAKRRTHYKVTLPMPVKDKDGSYKMPHRINPTTKEY from the coding sequence ATGGCAGTACCTAAGAGAAGAGTTAGTAAAACTCGTGCGGCTAAACGTAGAACTCATTATAAAGTTACTCTACCTATGCCTGTTAAAGACAAAGATGGTAGCTACAAAATGCCTCATCGTATTAATCCAACAACTAAGGAATATTAA
- the plsX gene encoding phosphate acyltransferase PlsX has protein sequence MINIAIDAMGGDFGEKPIIDGVIQALKEKKFKAVLVGDPQKLKTLIPRDLSPYVEYEEAYDVFAMDENSTDALKRKDSTIYKAIDLVRNQKAKAVVSAGHSGATMSLATLRLGRLANIARPAIATLMPNINSRTLVLDVGANVDCKSEHLFQFAIMGEAYAKEILKISKPRVALLSNGEEECKGNELTKETHQLLKQLPNFIGNAEGRDIFNGTIDVLVCDGFNGNILLKTGEGVASVITKLLKQEIQKSFLAKLGYLLAKPAFDELKTHIDYEEYGGAPLLGVKECVIISHGKSGPKAIKNAIFQALNFTQSNINLTIEKELLNYEII, from the coding sequence ATGATTAACATTGCTATTGATGCAATGGGTGGAGATTTTGGGGAAAAACCTATCATAGATGGTGTAATTCAAGCTTTAAAAGAAAAAAAATTTAAAGCTGTCTTGGTAGGAGATCCTCAAAAATTAAAAACGTTAATCCCACGGGATTTAAGTCCATATGTAGAATATGAAGAAGCTTATGATGTGTTTGCTATGGATGAAAATTCCACCGATGCATTAAAAAGAAAAGATAGTACTATTTATAAGGCTATAGATTTAGTAAGAAATCAAAAAGCAAAAGCTGTTGTTTCTGCGGGACATAGTGGTGCTACTATGAGCTTGGCTACTTTGAGACTTGGAAGACTAGCTAATATTGCTAGACCTGCAATTGCAACTTTAATGCCAAATATTAATTCTAGAACTTTAGTGTTAGATGTTGGAGCAAATGTTGATTGTAAAAGTGAGCATTTATTTCAATTTGCCATTATGGGCGAAGCTTATGCTAAAGAAATTCTAAAGATTTCTAAGCCTAGAGTTGCATTACTTTCCAATGGAGAAGAAGAATGTAAAGGCAACGAACTTACCAAAGAAACTCATCAATTATTAAAGCAACTTCCAAATTTTATTGGAAATGCTGAAGGTAGAGATATTTTTAATGGTACAATAGATGTATTAGTATGTGATGGATTCAATGGGAATATTTTACTTAAAACCGGTGAAGGTGTTGCAAGTGTCATTACAAAACTTTTAAAGCAAGAAATTCAAAAGTCTTTCTTAGCAAAACTTGGTTATCTTTTGGCAAAACCAGCTTTTGATGAATTAAAAACACATATTGACTATGAAGAATATGGTGGAGCCCCTCTATTAGGTGTTAAAGAATGTGTAATTATCAGCCATGGTAAAAGCGGTCCTAAAGCAATCAAAAATGCTATTTTTCAAGCATTAAATTTTACCCAATCAAATATCAACTTAACCATAGAAAAAGAACTTTTAAATTATGAAATCATTTAA
- a CDS encoding beta-ketoacyl-ACP synthase III produces MKSFKASLKSIASYIPEKILSNFDLEKMVQTDNEWILRRTGIQERRIAGKDENTSDLGTKAAVKAIQRADLAPQDIDAIIVATLSPDYFTMPSTACKIAYNLGLKNITAFDISAACSGFIYLLEIAKSMVESGIKKNVLIIGTEKISSIIDYTDRSMCVLFGDGAGAGVVSLDNNFPILDTHTASDGEFGDLLMTQRSQKSSICSPLSMQMKGNEVFKIAVNTLSNDVINILAKNNINANDIDLFIPHQANLRIIKAVQEKLNFKDEQCIVTVHKYGNTSAASIPMAMNDAYEDGRLKQGSLILLDAFGGGFTWGSALLRFGGKNNK; encoded by the coding sequence ATGAAATCATTTAAAGCTTCTTTAAAAAGTATAGCTTCTTATATTCCTGAAAAAATTCTAAGTAATTTTGATTTAGAAAAAATGGTTCAAACCGACAATGAATGGATACTAAGAAGAACAGGAATTCAAGAAAGACGTATTGCAGGTAAAGATGAAAATACGAGTGATCTTGGAACAAAAGCGGCAGTTAAAGCCATCCAAAGAGCCGATTTAGCACCACAAGATATTGATGCAATTATAGTTGCAACTTTAAGCCCTGATTATTTTACTATGCCTTCAACTGCATGTAAAATTGCCTATAATTTGGGTTTAAAAAATATTACCGCATTCGATATTTCAGCTGCATGTTCAGGTTTTATTTATCTATTAGAAATTGCAAAATCTATGGTTGAAAGTGGCATTAAAAAAAATGTATTGATAATAGGGACTGAAAAAATAAGTTCTATTATAGATTATACTGATAGAAGTATGTGTGTCTTATTTGGAGATGGTGCAGGAGCAGGTGTTGTTTCTTTGGATAACAATTTTCCTATTTTAGATACTCATACAGCAAGTGATGGTGAATTTGGTGATTTATTAATGACACAAAGATCTCAAAAAAGTAGTATTTGCAGTCCCCTTTCTATGCAAATGAAAGGCAATGAAGTTTTCAAAATTGCCGTGAATACTTTAAGTAATGATGTGATTAATATTTTAGCTAAAAATAATATCAACGCAAATGATATTGATCTTTTTATACCTCATCAAGCCAATCTAAGAATTATTAAAGCCGTTCAAGAAAAATTAAATTTTAAAGATGAACAATGTATAGTTACAGTACATAAATATGGAAACACTTCAGCTGCTTCTATACCCATGGCTATGAATGATGCTTATGAAGATGGTCGTTTAAAACAAGGTTCTTTAATATTACTAGATGCCTTCGGTGGAGGTTTTACTTGGGGTTCAGCACTTCTTCGTTTTGGTGGAAAAAATAACAAATAA
- the motB gene encoding flagellar motor protein MotB yields the protein MAKKHKCPECPAGERWAVPYADFLSLLLALFIALWAISESNPAKTEALKTEFIKIFEFTASNPLEKESEIHNRYSAPSNANIEELEKLKKLSITQQENIEKLKAALDQRENNIILNLPARVEFARGSTQIDSADVQDFLKRISEVLKRMPAQAQIELRGYTDNSDNDPKRNFDLASKRAQVVADYLIARGINPSQLIVVSFGNNFNLTNNKEDEMNNRVEFYIRVDSSDNQTKKSVLDQIGNLNNK from the coding sequence ATGGCTAAAAAACATAAATGTCCAGAATGTCCTGCTGGTGAAAGATGGGCAGTGCCTTATGCGGATTTTTTAAGTTTACTTTTGGCGCTTTTTATAGCCCTTTGGGCTATTTCTGAGAGTAATCCTGCTAAAACAGAAGCTTTAAAAACAGAATTTATCAAAATATTTGAATTTACAGCTTCTAATCCATTAGAAAAAGAAAGTGAGATACACAATAGATATAGTGCTCCATCTAATGCTAATATAGAAGAATTAGAAAAGCTTAAAAAATTAAGTATAACTCAACAGGAAAATATTGAAAAATTAAAAGCAGCACTAGATCAAAGAGAAAACAACATAATCTTAAATTTACCAGCTAGGGTTGAATTTGCCAGGGGTAGTACGCAAATTGATTCAGCTGATGTGCAAGATTTTTTAAAACGTATTAGTGAAGTATTAAAAAGAATGCCAGCCCAAGCACAAATAGAACTTAGAGGTTACACCGATAATAGCGACAATGATCCAAAAAGAAATTTTGATTTAGCAAGTAAAAGAGCTCAAGTTGTAGCTGATTATTTAATTGCTAGAGGAATTAATCCATCTCAACTTATAGTGGTAAGTTTCGGCAATAATTTTAATTTGACTAATAATAAAGAAGATGAAATGAATAACAGGGTAGAATTTTATATTCGTGTGGATTCTTCAGATAATCAAACCAAAAAATCCGTATTGGATCAAATAGGAAATTTAAATAACAAATAA
- the motA gene encoding flagellar motor stator protein MotA, which translates to MDLSTILGIVLAVTSISVGDILEGGNPLHVLHFSSFLIVVPTSAFCAMTATHKKFVKAAYKELKLAFKGAGVNLSQRIAELVEYSIIARRDGLLALESKTNEIDNEFLKETMMMMVDGKSVEEIKESMEIQIEEMEEYYKETAEYWIRFGETCPTMGLVGAVMGLMLALQLLDDPQAMAAGIAGAFTATVTGIFGSYALFGPWGHKIKANAHELVKERIVISHAIVSIAEGANPRDLEAKLFNYLGQGEPRISQFDK; encoded by the coding sequence ATGGATCTTTCAACCATACTTGGGATAGTGTTAGCTGTTACTAGTATTTCTGTAGGAGATATTTTAGAGGGTGGTAATCCTTTGCATGTTTTGCATTTTAGTTCATTTTTGATTGTGGTTCCAACCTCAGCTTTTTGTGCAATGACTGCAACACATAAAAAATTTGTGAAAGCCGCATACAAGGAATTAAAACTTGCATTTAAAGGTGCTGGAGTAAATTTAAGCCAAAGAATAGCTGAACTCGTAGAATACTCTATTATAGCAAGAAGAGATGGACTTTTGGCTTTAGAATCAAAAACTAATGAGATTGATAATGAGTTTTTAAAAGAAACCATGATGATGATGGTTGATGGTAAAAGCGTAGAAGAAATTAAAGAGAGTATGGAAATCCAAATAGAAGAAATGGAAGAATATTATAAAGAAACCGCAGAATATTGGATTCGTTTTGGTGAAACTTGTCCTACAATGGGACTTGTTGGAGCGGTTATGGGGCTTATGCTTGCTTTGCAACTTCTTGATGATCCTCAAGCTATGGCAGCAGGTATTGCGGGTGCTTTTACTGCTACGGTTACTGGAATTTTTGGGTCTTATGCTTTATTTGGTCCTTGGGGGCATAAGATAAAAGCTAATGCACACGAGTTAGTTAAAGAAAGAATAGTTATCTCTCATGCTATTGTAAGTATAGCAGAAGGGGCTAACCCAAGAGATTTGGAGGCTAAATTGTTTAATTATCTTGGCCAGGGTGAACCTAGAATTTCTCAATTTGATAAGTAA
- the polA gene encoding DNA polymerase I — MKTLTIIDTFGFFFRLFYALKGLKNSKGEPSNMISGFANFIYSLKNEHPSDMIIFALDSKGKTFRSEIDPNYKINRTPPPPDLLTQIPICIQMIEKMGFSSFSCEGYEADDIIASLVKECEDKEIFIRIITQDKDLYQLIKDDKVSIYSPISKNDYNEAGCLEKYGVKPSQIRDFLALCGDSSDNIPGVKGIGAKGAKNLLDEFESIEGIYENLALVRNERNRNLLLESKENAFLSKKLASLYENLDVKDMLLNCEYPKDEPLLKIMDILEHYELNALLKKLRTNPTNKDKNLGFNARLILDEKELFEILEKIDNQSIVAFDTETTGLNTKEAKIVGFSFCFHESEAFYVPLAHDYLGVCKQISMQVAKKGIEKIYQSTVIGHNLKYDFEIIKNNFNLLPPKNYADTMILAWLKEPSLRVNMDDLAKRLFDYETLHFEDLVKKGESFAGVDVEKACKYAAEDAYITLRFYLYFLKNLEKPLFELAQKSEFEFIKVLMMMEGNGIKLDTQKLESLMQSFSQDIKILSEKIYDLAGEKFNINSPKQVGDVLFEKLKLPSGKKSKTGYSTDEKVLNVILDNHPIVKEILAYRELAKLVSTYCEPLLKLAKKDENSRIYSSFLQTGTATGRLSSKDPNLQNIPAHGQYAKDYKSCFIAKEGFSFISLDYSQIELRMLAHFSEDEKLLEAFSNNEDIHAKTAIMIFGQSDYNTRSIAKSINFGLIYGMGYKTLSQNLKIEAKLAKEYIEKYFENFTSIKVYFEKVKNEAKQNGFIKTLLGRKRYFDFENAKPMQVAMYERESINSTLQGSAADIIKLAMLEIAKNLDDNKRLILQIHDELVFEVKDEFCENFTKKASDIMENIVKLNVKLKTSSSIAKNWGALK; from the coding sequence ATGAAAACTTTAACAATAATTGATACTTTTGGTTTTTTCTTTAGACTTTTTTATGCATTAAAGGGTTTGAAAAATTCAAAAGGTGAGCCTAGTAATATGATTAGTGGTTTTGCTAATTTTATTTATAGTTTGAAAAATGAACATCCTAGTGATATGATCATCTTTGCTCTTGATAGTAAAGGAAAAACTTTTAGAAGTGAAATTGATCCTAATTATAAAATCAACCGTACTCCTCCTCCACCTGATTTATTAACTCAAATTCCAATTTGTATTCAAATGATAGAAAAAATGGGCTTTTCAAGCTTTTCTTGTGAAGGGTATGAAGCAGATGATATTATCGCATCTTTGGTAAAAGAGTGTGAAGATAAAGAAATTTTTATAAGAATTATCACTCAAGATAAAGATTTATATCAACTTATAAAAGATGATAAAGTTAGTATTTATAGTCCTATTTCAAAAAATGATTATAATGAAGCAGGGTGCTTGGAAAAATATGGGGTAAAACCTAGCCAAATAAGAGACTTTTTGGCACTTTGTGGAGATAGTTCAGATAATATCCCAGGGGTAAAAGGAATAGGTGCTAAGGGTGCTAAAAATTTACTTGATGAATTTGAAAGTATTGAGGGAATTTATGAAAACTTAGCACTAGTGCGTAACGAAAGAAATCGTAATTTATTACTTGAAAGCAAAGAAAATGCCTTTTTAAGTAAAAAACTTGCTTCATTATATGAAAATTTAGATGTAAAAGATATGCTTTTAAATTGTGAGTATCCTAAAGATGAACCTTTGCTTAAGATTATGGATATTTTAGAGCATTATGAATTAAACGCTTTGTTAAAAAAACTACGCACTAACCCTACTAATAAAGATAAAAATTTAGGATTTAATGCAAGATTAATTTTAGATGAAAAAGAATTATTTGAAATTTTAGAAAAAATTGATAATCAAAGCATCGTTGCTTTTGACACAGAAACTACAGGTTTAAATACTAAAGAAGCAAAAATAGTAGGATTTAGCTTTTGTTTTCATGAAAGTGAAGCTTTTTATGTACCACTTGCGCATGATTATTTAGGAGTTTGTAAGCAAATTTCTATGCAAGTGGCTAAAAAGGGTATAGAAAAAATCTATCAAAGCACGGTTATAGGTCATAATCTTAAATATGATTTTGAGATTATAAAAAACAATTTCAATTTACTTCCTCCAAAAAACTATGCTGATACTATGATACTTGCATGGCTTAAAGAGCCAAGTTTGCGTGTAAATATGGATGATTTGGCAAAAAGATTATTTGATTATGAGACTTTGCATTTTGAAGATTTAGTAAAAAAAGGAGAAAGTTTTGCAGGAGTGGATGTAGAAAAAGCTTGTAAATATGCAGCCGAGGATGCTTATATCACTTTAAGATTTTATTTGTATTTTTTAAAAAATTTAGAAAAGCCTTTATTTGAGCTTGCGCAAAAAAGTGAATTTGAATTTATAAAAGTACTTATGATGATGGAGGGTAATGGTATCAAGCTTGATACTCAAAAACTTGAAAGCTTGATGCAAAGTTTTAGCCAAGACATTAAAATACTAAGTGAAAAAATATATGATTTAGCGGGTGAAAAATTTAATATTAACTCTCCTAAACAAGTAGGGGATGTTTTATTTGAAAAATTAAAGCTACCAAGTGGTAAAAAAAGTAAAACAGGTTATTCTACTGATGAAAAGGTTTTAAATGTTATTTTAGATAATCATCCGATCGTGAAAGAAATTTTAGCTTATAGAGAGCTTGCAAAATTAGTTTCTACTTATTGTGAACCTTTGTTAAAATTAGCTAAAAAAGATGAAAACTCAAGAATTTATTCAAGCTTTTTACAAACTGGTACAGCTACCGGACGCCTTTCATCAAAAGATCCAAATTTGCAAAATATCCCTGCACATGGACAATATGCGAAAGATTATAAATCATGTTTTATAGCTAAAGAAGGATTTAGTTTTATCTCGCTTGATTATTCTCAAATTGAACTTAGAATGCTTGCGCATTTTAGTGAAGACGAAAAATTATTGGAAGCGTTTTCTAATAATGAAGATATTCACGCAAAAACAGCTATAATGATTTTTGGACAGAGTGATTATAATACAAGAAGTATAGCTAAAAGTATAAACTTTGGACTTATTTATGGTATGGGTTATAAAACTTTAAGTCAAAATTTAAAAATAGAGGCAAAATTAGCTAAAGAATATATAGAAAAGTATTTTGAAAATTTTACAAGCATAAAAGTTTATTTTGAAAAAGTAAAAAACGAAGCTAAACAAAATGGTTTTATAAAGACTTTATTAGGTCGTAAGCGTTATTTTGATTTTGAGAATGCAAAACCTATGCAAGTTGCAATGTATGAAAGAGAAAGTATAAATTCTACACTTCAAGGCTCAGCTGCCGATATAATAAAACTTGCAATGCTAGAAATTGCAAAAAATTTAGATGATAATAAGCGTTTAATTTTACAAATTCATGATGAGCTTGTCTTTGAAGTTAAAGATGAATTTTGTGAAAATTTTACGAAAAAAGCTAGTGATATTATGGAAAATATTGTAAAATTAAATGTAAAATTAAAAACTTCATCGAGTATTGCCAAAAATTGGGGCGCATTAAAATAA